The Mangrovibacillus cuniculi sequence CTTTTTCTTCCGCAACAATGTACCAAACATTATTCTCATTGATAATATTAATCTTTGTTTCGTCTGTAGAAACTACTGTTGATAACTTTTTATTTGTAGCATTACTCGGTGTAAACATCAGTAACGATTCTACTGGAATTTTTGCACCTTCTACAATTGAATAGGAAGGTTTAGTGAAATACATACCGGTCAACGGGATATAAGGATCTATTACTTCTATGTTGACAACTGTGTTCACTTCGCTTCCATCTATAGCTGAAAACGTAATCGTTGTCTTTCCAACTTCTAGTCCAACAATATTTATCTTATTGCCGTTATAAACGAACTCTAACAGGTTACCAATAGGCGGTAAAAGATCGCTAAGAATGGATTCATTTACAGTGACTATGTTTTTATCCGATATGGTTACCTTATACTTTTTATTTGTAGCATCGATAGGGCTTATATTTACAGAAACATCCATTGACTTACCCTTATCAAGTTTAATTGGATTTGGTGAAACATTGATGGACTGAACTAATCGATTAACAGTAACTTCTTTTCTAATTACTCTATTTAAAGCAAAGGCACCTCTAGACCTAACTTCTATCTCGATTAGACCTTTTCCGACAAGCGGATGAACAGAGTTTTTATTAAATGACGTCCATTCGGTCCAACTAGCATCTCCTGTTTTTGTACGTATTTCTAAAGATACATCTTTTCCTTGAGGTACTTTAGTTAGTTTGGTACTAGCACCTATTGATGTCTTTCCACCTGATGGAATAATGTTATTCGTTGTATCTTCTATAATATCGTAATCAGCAACTAGATATATTTCACGAACATCATCATCTGCGTAGGTGATTTGAATAACTGAGTTATCTGTACCGATCTTATAGTTCATGTTCTTAATAGGCTTAACAGTAAGCTCCGGTGTTTCAGAACTAATTAATCTTGCAACAGAATTACCAGTAGAATTTTCTATTTTTTGTATGCTTCCGGAAGCTTCTCCATCTAAAAAGAAATCTGGAATTCCTAAACCTAGTAATGTATCATAGGGCCAATCTAATCTAACTTTTGACGTGATACGATCTGTTGCTTGAGTTATATTATTTATTTGTACTCCACTAGCACTGAAGCGAGAATCAGTAAATTCAACTTTTGCTGCAGGAAGTGCCACTTGATTTAGTGACCAATCTGTTTTTAGTCTAATAGTTTTTTGTAATAGATTACTAGAGAATTTTCCATTAGTATACGTTAAAGCGTCTTGTACGGAGATCTCTAAATTTTTTACTCCATTAGAGTCCGTAACTCTTACTCCATTTGAACTACTAACTAAAGATATTCCAGGTGGCAGAGGTTGGATAATCTTAATATTCCTAATAGTTCCATTCACACTATTAGTTAGACCCCCTGGTGTAAGTCTATAGTTCACATCAAAGTGATGACCAGTTGGTTGTCTTTCATAGATGTAAAGACTATTTACTCTGTTGGTCACCTGCACTAAACTCGCAGATCCCTCTATACTTGGTGGAGCCTCATCCGAAACTGTTACAGTAACTGGATTATGTTTAAAGGATACCATTTCTTTTGTTTTTGGGTCCACATATTTCATCCAAATAGAGTCAAATGTATACGTACCTTTTTCTTTAAACTCTAATGGTAACGTTACAGTTCTCGAAGAAGGTGTCCCTTGATTTGGCAAGAACTCAAAAACTTGCCTTACACTAATTTGATTTCCTTCTTGCGTAGCTCCGCTGTTTTGTCCAACTACTACTTTCCCATTGAACTTTGATACATCAATCGACACATCTGTTGAAATAGAAGGAGCACTAATAGCTTCGGCGATCTGTTGAAAGACGCTATTGATGTTTGATGTCGAAGCCTTAATAGCAGACCCTCCAGCTACACTAGCCAATTGTTGAAGATACTCATGATCAAGTTCTTCCGGTTTATCACCGAATCCTACAGTATGGAAACGAATGTTATTTGCCTTAAAAAACTCTAACTGTTTAACAGTATGACGTTTAATAGTTTCATAATAATCTGAACTATTCATGAAACCTAAATTTATGGTTTGATTGCCATCAATTATGGATGCATTGGTATGCTTATGATTATGATTTTCATCAATGATGTAACTAACGAAGTACTGACCAAACCATGAGTATGCATTCTCATAATAGACAGTTTTAAAACCTTCAAATAACTTATTAGAATAATCTACACCATTAGAATTCATCTTTGTAACTTTTTTATATTGAACTTTTTCAATACTCTCTGAGAAAGTCGGCTTACCATCTGTTAGAAAAATGACATGTTTAGACTTATTAGGTTTATACGTATTGTTTGCATTAAGTGAATTGTTAAATAAAGCATTAGTTCTAATTAGTGCACTAGTATAGTTTGTTGCACCCTTTGCGCTAATCTGTTGCACCATATTTTCAATTAAATTTAATTGTGACTGACCTTTTCCAAAATTCAATAAGTGATTAGTTTCTACAGTATCACTAAATGGTACTAGAGCAAATTGGTCTTCAGGATGTCCATTTAGCCTGAAGTATTCAATCGCGCTGTAAACTGCGTTTTTTGCTGAGGCATACTTTCCAAGGTTTAAGCCTCCTTCATTCATCGACCCCGACTTATCAAAAACGAATACGACATCTACTGGTTCCCGATCAGCAGTAGATACACTACCACTAGGATTAAACTGAATAGACAAATTAGCCTTAGCATTACTATCTACTGGCTTTACTACATTTGCTGGTGAAGCTGTTACTGTATAGTCAACTCTTGGTGTTGTAGTAGTTTGAGCACTAGTTACGGACGAAAAAAATGTTAGTAAAAGTACAACTGGAATAAAAGGCTTCATGAATTTTTTCACTTCAAGCCCTCCTATTTAAATATGATACTTAATTATATCAATCTATAAAGGAAAGAAGTAGTACATTTGTCATATTTCCTCATAAAATTTCATTTATTTTTCTTGTATTACAGTAACCTCTTTTTGTGCATAACCAATATTTGTTGAAATAAGTCATTTTACCATTCACGTAAATAAAAAAACAGTAGTCCTTTTTAGCTATTCGCTTACTCTGGACTACTGTCTTATTTAACATAACCCGCAACCCGGTTACGCCCCGCCTGCTTTGCACCAGTATACAGTGCTCGGTCAGCGTGTCTAATTAATGTTAATGCATCATCCGCGTCGAACGGCGCAGTTGCTACACCAATACTTGCAGTTACAAATACAGATAATTCTTTTCTTACTTCACTTAAGTCTGTGTACAATTTAAAAGGTGTTGTAGCTAATTCTTCTCGAAATTGTTCCGCAATCTCCAATGCTTCTTTTTTATTAAAGCTCGGAAGATACACCACAAACTCTTCTCCACCAAATCGTGCTACAGTACCTAAATGATGAAACATTTGGGTTAATCGTTCCCCAACTTCCTTTAAAATCTGATTTCCGCTTTGGTGACCGTAACTGTCATTTACTTGTTTAAAATGATCCAAATCAATCATTATTAGAGATAGAGGTTGTTCTTTTTTCATAACAACGGAATGAAATGCGTAAGATAATGATTTCTCAAAATATCTATAATTATATAAACCTGTTAAAGCACAATGTTCGCTTTCTCTTTTTGTCTTTTCATGATTTCTAGCATTTTCGATTGCAACAGCAAAATAGGAGCATAAAATATCTACCGTCATTAACTGGAATTTCTCAAAAGCTCTTTTTCTTATTGAACCTAAAAACAACACAGCTACAACCTGATTATTACGGATAATTGGTACGCAAATGACACTTTCAATATCACTAGGCATGTATCCTTCTGCTAAAGTCTCCCAATCGGAACGTTGATGATATAAGACGGATTTTTGACTAGCCCAAACCGTACCGCTAATTCCTTGGTTCTTCTTTAAAGGCTCAATTTTCGTTTTATAAAGTTGTCCCTTCTCCGTTTGACGAAGGATTTCCAGTTGCTCTTTATCATCAATTACATCTAGCAGATAAGCATAATCTACTTCTAACGTGGCGGATACTTTTTGAATAAATAAATCTAGTACTTCAGATGCTTTTAATTTTCCTGTAAGTTCATGTCCAATTTCGACTGCTTGTTGTAAGTAATCATTCACCTTTTCGGTAGTGTTATATATTTGTAGTAATCCTACTGCTAAAAGTATTGGTATTCCGAGCAACACAATTGCCCACGGGCCAATAGCAATATGTAAGTAAAAAGTAGTTATAGCAAATGGATAAAAGAAGAGAGATCCCACTGCCTCCCACAAAAAATCTCTACCGAATACTGGCATTTGAACCTTAGATAACTTTGCATATAATAGCAAAAATAATTGACTGACAATCATATTTGATGCCATATAAACAATCGTAGGAATTATTAGATGTTGTATAGGCTGAGGACCAGTGACTCCTCCTACCGCGTAAAAGGACAGACCACTTAGGAAAGATACGATCAAAAACATTAATGAATTAATAGGATATCTATGTGCTTCTTTTCTAGGAATCCTCCTAATTAGTAGTAATCCGAAAATAGAAGCTTGCACAACTAGTATTTCGATATACAAGTCGTACAATAAAAAAGCACCAAACGAAAGCCATTGAATGATAAAGAAATCTCTACCTTGTATGGTAATTGGAAACATAGAAACAATGATTCCCAATGAGAAAAACACCATTAAGTTCCAACCATATTCGATGGTAGGAGGGTAATGCTGATAGGTATAGAATAGAACTGTTGGCAATGTAATTAACCAAGCAATCCAGAAAAACGCCTTCACTTCTTTTTTCATCAGCATGTCCCCCTCCAAATATTATTAGTAAAAAAGTCATGCTTTCAGAATACCAAATTATCTAAAAATTGTCACTTACCATTCTATTTAAAATTTCTCAGATTGAAGATATTTCCTTACTTCAGGTATGAAATACAGAGAACCGGTGACAACGAGCAAATCTTCTTTATTATTTTCTATCCAATCATTTAGAAGTGCTTTCCAGTCCATAACCGGTTGAACATAAATCTTGTTATCTTTCATTAATTGAGCAACTTCTTTTGCGCTTGCTGCTCTCGGAAAGTCAAATTCTGTTACATACACTTCCACATTATTTATTTTTACAAGTTCTTTAAACATTTCTTTTATCGGCTTATCTTTGAGTAATGCTATAAGTACTTTCACTTTTTTATTGGGATAAACAGTTTGCACTGCATTTACTAAAGCAGTCATACCTTCTTTATTGTGCGCACCGTCTAATATGATATCTGGCGAGGTGAAGACAATATCCGTTCTTCCAGCCCAACGAGCGTTCTCTAATCCACTTTGGATTTGAGATGGCGTAATATGGTAAGGTAATTGAAGGACAGCTGTTATGGCTAATCCCGCGTTCTCCATCTGATGAATCCCTAACAACGGTATTTTCACAGGAAACGACTCGTTACTTTTTATGTACAGAAACTCTTCCCCTAAAGATGAGGAAGAAATTTGCTCTACTTTCCATGTGTCATTTAATAACGTTGTAGAATTCATTTTCTCACTCACTAATAAAATTTCAGTCTTGGCAGCACCTTCTATATTACCTAATACAACCGGAACTCCTGACTTAATAATTCCTGCTTTTTCTCTAGCTATTTCTTCTATTGTATCTCCAAGTATCGCTTGATGATCAAAACCAATTGTTGTAATGACACTCAAAATTGGTTCCACTATATTTGTAGAATCTAATCGACCACCTAACCCTACTTCAATAAGTAATAGATCTATATCCTCTCTAGAAGCAAAATAGTAGAAAGCGATAGCTGTAATAATTTCAAACTCTGTTGGGTAGCCAAGTTCCGTATCGCCTAGTTCCTCCGCTAACGGTTTAATAATAGATACTGCTTTTACTAAGTCTTCATCGGCAATCATTTCTCCGTTTACGGAAATCCGCTCTTGAAAATACAAAAAATAAGGTGAAGTGAAAGTGCCAACTGTTAAACCTGATTCTTGCAAAATAGATCGCATGTAATTTAATGTAGACCCTTTACCATTCGTTCCAGCTATATGTACAACAGGCTTTTTCAAATGCGGTTGATCCAGTCGCTCCATCAACCATTCCATTCTCTTCAAACCAGGTTTAATACCAAACTTTAAGGTGGAATGGATCCAATTAATTGCTTCTTCTACAGTCCAAGACACGTTTCATAACCTCTTTTCTAGTTGAAATCAACGTATATTATTTTCTTAAGAAATTCATGTAGATTATATAGAAAACAGGTGGATTTATATAAATAGATCCACCTGTTTTTTTATAAATTTATAATGATAAGATTGGCAGTAAAAAAAATCTTACTGCAATAATTGTGCTTTACTCTATTTATATTCTGGGATTGGAGCGAAAGGGGGCGACTCCTGCGGAAAAGGTGGGTAGCTGAGACCCCACAGGAGTTAGGAGCGAAGCGACAACGACGAGGAGGCAGTGTCTAGCTACAGGAGCGCAACCGCTAGGGAAACTCCAAAAGCCCTCCGTTGGCTGAAGATCTGCCTACTCGGTCTTCTGGAGTTTTCTGCCGCGGCTGAACGCGCCCCTTACGCATTTCTATTCAGATGCCCGCCCCGCGGAAAGCGTCCCCCTGCAGCGGAAATCCCTCTGCAGTCATTATGATGTTTCGTCCAATCCTTCCATGAATTATAGTTGCTTCAGTTCTTGAATACGTTGTTCCACTGACGCTTTCTTCTCTAAATAATCTTTTTCTTTCGCTTTTTCTTCCTCCACTACATTAGCAGGAGCTTTACTCACAAATCTTTCGTTAGTAAGTTTCTTTTGAACGCGGTCTACTTCACTCGTCCACTTCTGTAACTCTTTCTCTAAACGGGCAATTTCTTCTTCTACATTAATTAACCCTTCAAGAGGTAAGAATAGTTCTGCACCTGTTACAATGGCTGACATCGCTTTTTCTGGAGCTTGAATGTCTGTTCCAATTGTTAATGTTTCTGGATTACAGAAACGCTCAATATATCCTCTGTTTGCTTCTAAAGATTCCGCATCCTTAGATTTAATTACTAACGTAATTTTCTTACTTAGTGGTGTATTTACCTCTGCACGAATGTTACGTACTGCACGAATGATATCCACTAATTGTTTCATATCTTCTGCTGCTTTGTTATCCGAAAGTGATTTATCGACAACTGGCCAGCTTGCTACCGTAATAGATTCGCCTTGATGCGGCAAGTTCTGCCATATTTCCTCGGTAATAAACGGCATGAACGGATGTAAAAGTCGCATTGTGTTGTCGAGAACATAAGCTAAGATGGAACGAGTTGTTTTCTTCGCTTCCTCAT is a genomic window containing:
- a CDS encoding VWA domain-containing protein; amino-acid sequence: MKKFMKPFIPVVLLLTFFSSVTSAQTTTTPRVDYTVTASPANVVKPVDSNAKANLSIQFNPSGSVSTADREPVDVVFVFDKSGSMNEGGLNLGKYASAKNAVYSAIEYFRLNGHPEDQFALVPFSDTVETNHLLNFGKGQSQLNLIENMVQQISAKGATNYTSALIRTNALFNNSLNANNTYKPNKSKHVIFLTDGKPTFSESIEKVQYKKVTKMNSNGVDYSNKLFEGFKTVYYENAYSWFGQYFVSYIIDENHNHKHTNASIIDGNQTINLGFMNSSDYYETIKRHTVKQLEFFKANNIRFHTVGFGDKPEELDHEYLQQLASVAGGSAIKASTSNINSVFQQIAEAISAPSISTDVSIDVSKFNGKVVVGQNSGATQEGNQISVRQVFEFLPNQGTPSSRTVTLPLEFKEKGTYTFDSIWMKYVDPKTKEMVSFKHNPVTVTVSDEAPPSIEGSASLVQVTNRVNSLYIYERQPTGHHFDVNYRLTPGGLTNSVNGTIRNIKIIQPLPPGISLVSSSNGVRVTDSNGVKNLEISVQDALTYTNGKFSSNLLQKTIRLKTDWSLNQVALPAAKVEFTDSRFSASGVQINNITQATDRITSKVRLDWPYDTLLGLGIPDFFLDGEASGSIQKIENSTGNSVARLISSETPELTVKPIKNMNYKIGTDNSVIQITYADDDVREIYLVADYDIIEDTTNNIIPSGGKTSIGASTKLTKVPQGKDVSLEIRTKTGDASWTEWTSFNKNSVHPLVGKGLIEIEVRSRGAFALNRVIRKEVTVNRLVQSINVSPNPIKLDKGKSMDVSVNISPIDATNKKYKVTISDKNIVTVNESILSDLLPPIGNLLEFVYNGNKINIVGLEVGKTTITFSAIDGSEVNTVVNIEVIDPYIPLTGMYFTKPSYSIVEGAKIPVESLLMFTPSNATNKKLSTVVSTDETKINIINENNVWYIVAEEKGYGTVTVVADDNKSIKANAVFEVTPENPVSDNGEGKW
- a CDS encoding bifunctional folylpolyglutamate synthase/dihydrofolate synthase; its protein translation is MSWTVEEAINWIHSTLKFGIKPGLKRMEWLMERLDQPHLKKPVVHIAGTNGKGSTLNYMRSILQESGLTVGTFTSPYFLYFQERISVNGEMIADEDLVKAVSIIKPLAEELGDTELGYPTEFEIITAIAFYYFASREDIDLLLIEVGLGGRLDSTNIVEPILSVITTIGFDHQAILGDTIEEIAREKAGIIKSGVPVVLGNIEGAAKTEILLVSEKMNSTTLLNDTWKVEQISSSSLGEEFLYIKSNESFPVKIPLLGIHQMENAGLAITAVLQLPYHITPSQIQSGLENARWAGRTDIVFTSPDIILDGAHNKEGMTALVNAVQTVYPNKKVKVLIALLKDKPIKEMFKELVKINNVEVYVTEFDFPRAASAKEVAQLMKDNKIYVQPVMDWKALLNDWIENNKEDLLVVTGSLYFIPEVRKYLQSEKF
- a CDS encoding sensor domain-containing diguanylate cyclase, which translates into the protein MKKEVKAFFWIAWLITLPTVLFYTYQHYPPTIEYGWNLMVFFSLGIIVSMFPITIQGRDFFIIQWLSFGAFLLYDLYIEILVVQASIFGLLLIRRIPRKEAHRYPINSLMFLIVSFLSGLSFYAVGGVTGPQPIQHLIIPTIVYMASNMIVSQLFLLLYAKLSKVQMPVFGRDFLWEAVGSLFFYPFAITTFYLHIAIGPWAIVLLGIPILLAVGLLQIYNTTEKVNDYLQQAVEIGHELTGKLKASEVLDLFIQKVSATLEVDYAYLLDVIDDKEQLEILRQTEKGQLYKTKIEPLKKNQGISGTVWASQKSVLYHQRSDWETLAEGYMPSDIESVICVPIIRNNQVVAVLFLGSIRKRAFEKFQLMTVDILCSYFAVAIENARNHEKTKRESEHCALTGLYNYRYFEKSLSYAFHSVVMKKEQPLSLIMIDLDHFKQVNDSYGHQSGNQILKEVGERLTQMFHHLGTVARFGGEEFVVYLPSFNKKEALEIAEQFREELATTPFKLYTDLSEVRKELSVFVTASIGVATAPFDADDALTLIRHADRALYTGAKQAGRNRVAGYVK